A region from the Benincasa hispida cultivar B227 chromosome 8, ASM972705v1, whole genome shotgun sequence genome encodes:
- the LOC120083480 gene encoding tubulin beta chain-like, with protein MREILHIQGGQCGNQIGSKFWEVVCDEHGIDPTGRYAGNSELQLERANVYYNEASGGRYVPRAVLMDLEPGTMDAVRTGPYGQIFRPDNFVFGQSGAGNNWAKGHYTEGAELIDSVLDVVRKEAENCDSLQGFQVCHSLGGGTGSGMGTLLISKIREEYPDRMMLTFSVFPSPKVSDTVVEPYNATLSVHQLVENADECMVLDNEALYDICFRTLKLTTPSFRDLNHLISATMSGVTCCLRFPGQLNSDLRKLAVNLIPFPRLHFFMVGFAPLTSRGSQQYRALTVPELTQQMWDAKNMMCAADPRHGRYLTASAMFRGKMSTKEVDEQMMNVQNKNSSYFVEWIPNNVKSSVCDIPPKGFPLASTFVGNSTSIQEMFRRVSEQFTAMFRRKAFLHWYTGEGMDEMEFTEAESNMNDLVAEYQQYQDATADEDIDYEDDVEDVEN; from the exons ATGCGGGAGATTCTGCACATTCAAGGAGGGCAATGTGGGAACCAAATTGGCTCGAAGTTCTGGGAGGTGGTTTGCGACGAGCACGGTATCGACCCGACCGGCAG GTACGCTGGAAATTCAGAATTGCAGCTGGAGAGAGCGAATGTGTATTACAATGAAGCAAGTGGGGGAAGGTACGTGCCGAGGGCGGTGCTGATGGACCTCGAACCAGGAACAATGGATGCCGTTAGGACAGGGCCATACGGGCAGATTTTCCGACCAGATAACTTCGTGTTTGGGCAATCCGGTGCGGGCAACAATTGGGCTAAAGGCCATTATACAGAAGGTGCAGAGCTTATTGATTCAGTGCTTGATGTTGTCAGGAAAGAAGCTGAGAATTGTGATTCTCTTCAGG GGTTTCAAGTGTGTCATTCACTTGGAGGTGGAACAGGATCAGGAATGGGGACTCTTCTAATCTCCAAGATCAGAGAAGAATATCCAGATAGAATGATGTTGACTTTCTCAGTGTTTCCATCTCCAAAGGTTTCAGACACTGTTGTGGAACCATATAATGCTACTCTTTCAGTACATCAATTGGTAGAGAATGCTGATGAATGTATGGTACTTGACAATGAAGCACTTTATGACATTTGTTTTAGGACCCTCAAACTCACAACCCCAAGTT TTAGGGACTTGAACCATCTAATTTCAGCAACAATGAGTGGAGTTACCTGTTGTTTGAGATTCCCTGGCCAGCTGAATTCTGATCTCCGAAAACTGGCAGTAAACTTAATCCCTTTCCCTCGACTTCACTTCTTCATGGTTGGATTTGCACCTCTGACCTCTCGTGGATCACAGCAGTACAGAGCACTAACAGTTCCTGAACTGACACAACAAATGTGGGATGCTAAGAACATGATGTGTGCAGCTGATCCACGCCACGGTCGATATCTAACAGCATCTGCTATGTTTCGAGGTAAAATGAGTACAAAAGAAGTCGACGAGCAGATGATGAATGTGCAAAACAAAAACTCTTCTTATTTTGTAGAATGGATTCCAAACAATGTGAAATCTAGTGTTTGTGACATTCCACCTAAAGGGTTCCCATTGGCTTCCACTTTTGTTGGAAACTCAACTTCAATTCAGGAGATGTTTAGAAGAGTGAGTGAGCAGTTCACAGCCATGTTTAGAAGGAAGGCCTTCTTGCATTGGTATACTGGAGAGGGAATGGATGAGATGGAGTTTACTGAAGCAGAAAGCAATATGAATGATCTTGTTGCTGAGTATCAACAATATCAAGATGCCACAGCTGATGAAGACATTGACTATGAAGATGATGTTGAGGATGTCGAAAATTAA
- the LOC120083479 gene encoding phosphomethylethanolamine N-methyltransferase-like — protein sequence MASVNNGGQEREVQKNYWIEHTADLTVEAMMLDSQASNLDKEERPEVLSLLPHYDGKAVLELGAGIGRFTGELALKAGHVIALDFIETAIKKNESINGHHKNVKFLCADVTSPELSISDESIDLIFSNWLLMYLSDKEVENLAARIIKWLKVGGYIFFRESCFHQSGDSKRKYNPTHYREPRFYTKIFKECQMRDECGNSYELSLVSSKCIGAYVRTKKNQNQICWIWQKVFSQEDKGFQRFLDNVQYKCNGILRYERVFGQGFVSTGGIETTKEFVSKLELKPGQKVLDVGCGIGGGDFYMAENFDVEVVGIDLSINMISFGLERAIGRKCPVEFEVADCTTKTYPDNTFDVIYSRDTILHIQDKPALFKTFYKWLKPGGKVLISDYCRSDGTPSEEFAEYIKQRGYDLHDVKAYGQILQDAGFDDVIAEDRTDQFIRVLERELSTIEKEKEEFIRDFSAEDYNEIVDGWKAKLVRSSTGEQRWGLFLANKK from the exons ATGGCTTCTGTTAACAATGGCG GACAAGAGCGCGAGGTGCAGAAGAACTACTGGATCGAGCACACTGCGGATTTGACTGTGGAGGCCATGATGCTTGACTCTCAAGCCTCTAATCTTGACAAAGAAGAGCGACCTGAA GTACTTTCCTTGCTTCCTCATTATGATGGCAAAGCTGTCTTGGAACTTGGAGCTGGAATTGGCCGTTTTACTGGCGAATTAGCCCTGAAAGCTGGCCATGTTATTGCTCTAGATTTCATAGAGACTGCTATAAAGAAG AATGAAAGCATCAACGGCCACCACAAGAACGTCAAGTTCTTATGTGCCGACGTGACATCTCCAGAGCTTAGCATTTCTGATGAGTCTATTGATTTGATATTCTCAAATTGGCTGCTCATGTACTTATCTGATAAAGAG GTGGAGAATTTGGCTGCAAGGATAATTAAATGGTTGAAGGTTGGTGGATATATATTCTTCAGAGAGTCGTGTTTTCATCAGTCTGGAGACTCTAAGCGCAAATACAACCCAACACATTATAGGGAACCCAGATTTTATACAAAG ATTTTTAAGGAATGCCAAATGCGTGATGAGTGTGGAAACTCCTATGAATTATCCCTTGTAAGCAGCAAATGTATAGGGGCGTACGTACGAACTAAGAAGAACCAAAACCAG ATTTGCTGGATATGGCAGAAAGTCTTTTCACAGGAAGACAAAGGATTCCAGAGGTTTTTAGATAATGTTCAATATAAATGTAATGGAATACTGCGCTACGAGCGTGTATTTGGTCAAGGTTTTGTAAGTACAGGAGGAATTG AGACCACCAAAGAATTTGTTTCAAAGCTAGAATTGAAGCCTGGTCAAAAAGTCCTAGATGTTGGTTGTGGCATTGGGGGAGGTGACTTTTATATGGCAGAGAACTTCGATGTCGAGGTTGTTGGAATTGATCTCTCCATCAATATGATCTCTTTTGGTCTTGAGCGAGCCATTGGACGCAAATGCCCAGTTGAATTTGAGGTTGCTGATTGTACCACAAAAACCTATCCTGATAATACTTTTGACGTGATATACAGCCGGGATACAATCTTACACATTCAA GATAAACCTGCGCTGTTTAAAACTTTTTACAAGTGGTTGAAGCCAGGAGGTAAGGTTCTCATCAGTGATTATTGCAGAAGTGACGGAACTCCGAGTGAAGAGTTTGCTGAGTATATCAAGCAGAGAGGATATGATCTACACGACGTAAAAGCATATGGTCAG ATACTTCAAGATGCTGGCTTTGACGACGTCATTGCAGAGGATCGCACTGATCAG TTCATTCGAGTTTTGGAACGTGAACTAAGTACTATAGAAAAGGAGAAGGAGGAATTCATTCGGGATTTTTCTGCG GAGGACTACAACGAAATAGTCGATGGTTGGAAAGCAAAACTAGTCCGAAGCTCCACTGGTGAGCAAAGATGGGGACTCTTCCTTGCCAACAAGAAGtga